The Lycium barbarum isolate Lr01 chromosome 10, ASM1917538v2, whole genome shotgun sequence genome includes a region encoding these proteins:
- the LOC132614727 gene encoding inactive leucine-rich repeat receptor-like serine/threonine-protein kinase At1g60630 yields MEIKNPFLFLFIFSLLSIISPLVKPSDTEALLALKSKLDPSNFLDWKRNTDLCNWQGVKQCKKTRVTKLVVENLNLNGSLDQIALNQLDQLRVLSFKNNSISGQIPNLTGLLNLKSLFLNKNNFSGKFPVSVTRLHRIKVINLAGNKLSGEIPVTLTKLSRLYMLYIENNEFTGELPSLNQPSLKFLNVSKNRFSGEIPVTLTRFNESCFAGNVNLCGGKLRLCSSTSPSYSVSPENVSHHDKRRKKLIIVIVVSVVVGVLLLGVLVAVCVACVRRRRRRSKDGKSKGVEAVGGSGGGGEEGTSGGGNGGNNGGKEGAFTWDQQGSEGLGTLVFCGPGDQQMNYSLEDLLKASAETLGRGIMGSTYKAVMESGYIVTVKRLRDSRFPRLEEFRRHVEIIGRLRHPNLVPLRAYFQAKEERLLVYDYFPNGSLFSLIHGTRANSGSKPLHWTSCLKIAEDVATGLLHIHQNPGLTHGNLKSSNVLLGSDFESCLTDYGLMPFRNLDSPEESGASSLFYKAPECRDIRRPLTHQADVYSFGVLLLELLTGKTPFQDLVQEHGSDIPRWVRSVREEETESGDEPASSNEASEEKLGALLNAAMACVSLVPENRPTMKDVLRMIRNARAEAQGSSNSSDHSPGRWSDTVQSLPRDEHLSI; encoded by the exons ATGGAAATCAAGAACCCATttttattcctttttattttctcATTACTTTCAATTATCTCCCCACTTGTTAAACCAAGTGACACTGAAGCTCTATTAGCATTAAAATCCAAATTAGACCCTTCAAATTTTCTTGATTGGAAAAGAAACACTGATTTATGCAATTGGCAAGGTGTAAAACAATGCAAAAAAACAAGAGTTACCAAGCTTGTTGTTGAAAATCTCAACTTAAATGGTTCATTAGACCAAATTGCCCTCAATCAATTAGATCAGTTACGTGTTTTATCCTTCAAAAACAACTCAATTTCAGGTCAAATCCCTAATCTTACCGGTCTTCTTAACTTAAAATCactttttttaaacaaaaataacTTTTCAGGCAAGTTTCCGGTGAGTGTTACCAGACTTCACCGTATTAAAGTCATAAATCTCGCCGGAAATAAACTTTCCGGCGAGATTCCGGTGACATTAACAAAGTTATCCAGGTTATATATGCTTTATATTGAAAACAATGAGTTTACAGGTGAATTACCTTCATTAAATCAACCTAGTTTGAAGTTCTTGAATGTGTCGAAAAATCGATTTTCGGGTGAAATTCCAGTTACTCTTACTAGGTTTAATGAATCATGTTTTGCTGGAAATGTGAACTTGTGTGGAGGGAAATTACGTCTTTGTTCTTCAACTAGTCCATCGTATTCGGTTAGTCCTGAAAATGTATCTCATCATGATAAAAGAAGGAAAAAGCTGATCATTGTTATCGTCGTCTCGGTTGTTGTTGGAGTGTTATTGCTTGGTGTTTTGGTGGCGGTTTGCGTAGCGTGTgtgaggagaagaagaagacgatCCAAAGATGGAAAAAGCAAAGGAGTTGAAGCTGTTGGTGGCAGTGGTGGTGGAGGAGAAGAGGGGACAAGTGGCGGAGGCAATGGAG GTAATAATGGTGGAAAAGAAGGGGCGTTTACATGGGATCAACAAGGAAGTGAAGGACTAGGGACATTGGTGTTCTGTGGACCAGGGGATCAACAAATGAATTACAGTTTGGAGGATTTGTTGAAGGCATCAGCAGAGACATTAGGGAGGGGTATAATGGGAAGTACATACAAAGCCGTGATGGAATCCGGCTACATTGTGACGGTGAAGCGGCTGAGGGATTCGAGGTTCCCGAGGTTAGAAGAATTCCGGCGACACGTGGAGATTATTGGCAGGCTAAGACATCCTAATTTGGTCCCACTCCGAGCATACTTTCAAGCTAAGGAAGAACGTTTGCTTGTTTATGATTATTTCCCTAATGGCAGCCTCTTCTCCCTCATTCACG GAACAAGGGCTAATAGTGGTTCAAAGCCTCTTCACTGGACCTCCTGTCTCAAAATTGCAGAGGATGTGGCTACTGGATTGCTTCATATCCATCAGAACCCTGGTCTGACTCATGGAAACTTGAAATCATCAAATGTACTCTTGGGGTCCGATTTTGAATCGTGTCTCACTGATTATGGCCTCATGCCATTTAGGAATCTGGATTCTCCAGAGGAATCCGGTGCTTCTTCCCTCTTCTATAAAGCTCCCGAGTGTCGCGACATTCGAAGGCCACTAACCCATCAGGCCGATGTCTATAGCTTTGGCGTCCTTCTGTTGGAGCTCCTCACGGGGAAGACTCCTTTCCAAGATCTTGTTCAAGAACATGGATCAGATATACCAAGGTGGGTGAGATCTGTTAGAGAAGAAGAAACTGAATCGGGTGATGAACCTGCCTCTAGTAATGAAGCCTCAGAAGAGAAACTTGGCGCTCTCTTAAACGCAGCAATGGCTTGTGTTTCACTTGTACCCGAGAATCGACCTACAATGAAGGATGTTTTGAGGATGATTCGGAATGCTAGAGCAGAAGCTCAAGGGTCTTCGAATAGCAGTGACCATTCACCGGGAAGATGGTCAGATACTGTCCAAAGCTTGCCAAGAGATGAACATTTGAGCATATGA